In Odontesthes bonariensis isolate fOdoBon6 chromosome 6, fOdoBon6.hap1, whole genome shotgun sequence, one genomic interval encodes:
- the LOC142382588 gene encoding dual specificity protein phosphatase 18-like, translating into MHQTGLTGLSGLCRVTEHLYLSNGKAACDPSQLTGNGITCIINATETKSRSPPPGVEYIHIPVSDSPLSSLRDHFDEVVDKIETTAERCGRTLVHCNAGVSRSAALCMAYLMRHRGATLLEAHSQVRSCRPVVRPNNGFWKQLIQYETELRGCSSVRMVSSSIGEIPDLYELEARNMVPL; encoded by the coding sequence ATGCATCAGACGGGTCTCACGGGTCTCTCGGGCCTGTGCCGGGTCACCGAGCATCTGTATCTGAGTAACGGCAAAGCGGCCTGTGACCCCTCCCAGTTGACAGGAAACGGGATAACCTGCATCATCAATGCTACTGAGACCAAGAGCCGCTCCCCTCCTCCAGGTGTGGAGTATATCCACATCCCGGTCTCTGACTCCCCTTTATCTTCTCTTAGAGACCACTTCGACGAGGTGGTGGATAAAATAGAGACTACAGCTGAGCGCTGCGGGCGCACCTTGGTGCACTGCAACGCCGGAGTGAGCCGCTCGGCAGCCCTGTGCATGGCTTATCTGATGAGGCACCGCGGGGCCACTCTCCTGGAGGCCCACAGCCAGGTGAGGAGCTGTCGACCCGTGGTGAGGCCGAATAATGGCTTCTGGAAGCAGCTCATCCAGTACGAGACGGAGCTTCGTGGGTGCAGCTCCGTCCGAATGGTGTCTTCTTCCATTGGAGAGATACCTGACTTATATGAGCTGGAGGCCAGGAACATGGTGCCTCTCTGA